From a region of the Mycobacterium sp. SMC-8 genome:
- a CDS encoding enoyl-CoA hydratase/isomerase family protein produces MSLVTYEVDDHIATITLNRPGARNAINGALRRDLNAAWDRFRDDEDAWVGILTANGDVFCAGGDLKDGEGSVGTFGGTFWEKPTINSFESGMELFKPTIAAVHGPCIGYGLTGILFCDFVIASTEATFAFPEVSLGVPTIVGAIRLPERVRWADAMELLLTGKPVTAQRAKEIGLVWRLVEPDRLLAEAQSWARTLTEAAPLAQRATKEVAWRTAKMGWIESVRFGETMRKVAAATDDVAEGIQAWREKRAPRWRGR; encoded by the coding sequence ATGAGCCTCGTCACCTACGAAGTGGACGATCACATCGCCACGATCACCCTGAACCGCCCGGGGGCACGTAATGCCATCAACGGCGCACTACGCCGCGACCTGAATGCGGCATGGGACCGGTTCCGTGACGACGAGGACGCGTGGGTTGGCATCCTGACCGCCAACGGTGACGTCTTCTGCGCGGGCGGGGACCTCAAGGACGGCGAAGGCTCGGTGGGCACCTTCGGCGGCACGTTCTGGGAGAAGCCGACGATCAACTCGTTCGAATCCGGGATGGAACTGTTCAAGCCGACGATCGCCGCCGTCCACGGCCCGTGCATCGGCTACGGATTGACCGGGATCCTGTTCTGCGACTTCGTCATTGCGAGCACCGAGGCCACGTTCGCGTTTCCGGAGGTGTCCCTCGGAGTGCCCACCATCGTCGGCGCGATCCGACTGCCGGAGCGGGTGCGGTGGGCCGATGCCATGGAGTTGCTGCTGACGGGCAAACCGGTCACGGCCCAGCGCGCCAAGGAGATCGGCCTGGTGTGGCGGCTTGTCGAACCGGATCGTCTGCTCGCCGAAGCGCAGTCGTGGGCGCGAACGCTCACCGAGGCAGCGCCGCTGGCGCAGCGCGCCACCAAGGAGGTCGCGTGGCGGACGGCGAAGATGGGCTGGATCGAATCCGTGCGGTTCGGGGAGACCATGCGCAAGGTCGCCGCCGCGACAGATGACGTGGCCGAGGGCATCCAGGCGTGGCGGGAGAAGCGTGCGCCGCGGTGGCGCGGCCGCTGA
- a CDS encoding HNH endonuclease signature motif containing protein yields MFDGSLPGPTAMGTVSDSVLVQSITGWAATASAAEARKLAAIAELHRRVVGGEFRERLAIDDTDAAAAHVSCALTLRHGKAVGLIDLAVTLRDRLPKVGARFLAGEISAGMIATIAWRTFLVGQAALAAIDTALAEHAPTWGNLSDAKLAQAIDVWIHRHDPDAVRRARNAMRGRYFNVGDYTDENTGTVTVHGRVSLADAALMQQRLAIMIATPCPDDPRTNDQRRADAVGAAMGLGVFFLACTCPDPDCAAKVDDGRASSITIHVIADSDSLHAEPDPQMHGDAPIEAAPAPPGPPAQPTPTAEPPQLSPSDPEPHPVPPERKPALIPGFNGAILPAPLLAELVLHGAKIRLVDTLNLKTEPRYKPSTALARFVRTRDMTCRFPGCDRPAVYSDLDHTQPWPAGSTHPANIKCYCRTHHLIKTFLPGWSDHQHPDGTLTVVTPAGLRYTTKPLTALLFPHWNTTTGPPPPPPPSHQASPSRPGRQLMMPTRRRTRAQNRAARVTAERTYNATQRALEQSARQATEAAAADQSFRRPGYGDDPPPF; encoded by the coding sequence ATGTTCGATGGATCGCTTCCCGGGCCCACTGCGATGGGTACCGTCAGCGACTCCGTGCTGGTGCAGTCCATCACCGGGTGGGCCGCTACTGCCTCTGCCGCCGAGGCCCGAAAACTCGCGGCCATCGCCGAACTTCACCGCCGCGTGGTCGGCGGTGAATTCCGCGAACGCCTCGCGATCGACGACACCGACGCCGCTGCCGCTCACGTCAGCTGCGCGCTGACCCTGCGCCACGGCAAAGCTGTCGGGCTCATCGACCTCGCCGTGACGCTGCGCGACCGCCTTCCCAAGGTCGGTGCCCGTTTCCTTGCCGGAGAAATCAGCGCGGGCATGATCGCCACGATCGCCTGGCGAACCTTCCTGGTCGGCCAAGCCGCACTTGCGGCCATCGACACCGCCCTGGCCGAGCACGCCCCGACCTGGGGCAACCTGTCCGACGCCAAACTCGCCCAAGCCATCGACGTGTGGATCCATCGCCACGATCCCGACGCCGTGCGCCGCGCCCGCAACGCCATGCGCGGCCGCTACTTCAACGTCGGCGACTACACCGACGAGAACACCGGCACCGTCACTGTGCACGGTCGCGTCAGCCTCGCCGACGCCGCATTGATGCAACAACGCCTGGCCATCATGATCGCCACGCCCTGCCCTGATGACCCGCGTACCAACGATCAACGCCGCGCCGACGCCGTGGGCGCCGCCATGGGTTTGGGAGTGTTCTTCCTGGCCTGCACCTGCCCCGACCCTGACTGCGCCGCCAAAGTGGACGACGGACGAGCCAGCAGCATCACCATCCACGTCATCGCCGACTCCGACTCCCTGCACGCCGAACCCGATCCGCAGATGCACGGAGACGCTCCCATCGAGGCCGCGCCCGCCCCACCTGGTCCGCCGGCCCAGCCCACGCCCACCGCCGAGCCCCCGCAGCTGTCGCCGTCCGACCCGGAGCCTCACCCGGTACCGCCGGAACGCAAGCCTGCGCTGATCCCTGGGTTCAACGGCGCGATCCTGCCCGCGCCACTGCTGGCCGAGCTGGTTCTGCACGGCGCCAAGATCCGCCTCGTCGACACGCTCAACCTCAAGACCGAACCGCGTTACAAGCCCTCAACCGCACTTGCGCGCTTCGTCCGCACCCGGGACATGACCTGCCGTTTCCCCGGCTGCGATCGTCCGGCCGTCTACTCCGATCTCGACCACACCCAGCCCTGGCCGGCCGGGTCCACCCACCCGGCCAACATCAAGTGCTACTGCCGCACGCACCATTTGATCAAAACTTTCCTTCCCGGCTGGAGCGACCACCAACACCCCGACGGCACGCTCACCGTCGTGACCCCCGCCGGGCTTCGGTACACCACGAAACCGCTGACAGCTCTGCTGTTTCCACACTGGAACACCACCACCGGACCCCCACCGCCACCACCGCCGAGCCACCAAGCCTCACCGAGCCGACCCGGCCGGCAACTGATGATGCCCACCCGCCGACGGACCCGCGCCCAGAACCGCGCCGCCCGCGTCACCGCCGAGCGCACCTACAACGCCACCCAACGCGCACTCGAACAATCCGCCCGACAAGCCACCGAAGCAGCGGCCGCGGACCAATCGTTCCGGCGACCCGGCTATGGCGACGACCCACCACCGTTCTGA
- a CDS encoding DUF885 domain-containing protein — protein sequence MARPTTAVDAVAERYLDTLAALDPCAATEAGIAGHDDQITDYSPAGVAARADAARAALRELDSVEPSDGVDAVTVAAMRERLGVLLEMHDAGLDLGEPNVIASPLQTMRDVFDLMPTDTEDDWATIDRRLTQIPVRVDGYAEALRASARDGRAPAARQVRRGIQQATQNAELFVAMVAEADHPTLAPQLRGHAEEAANAYASLARVLRDDIGPHARDSDGCGRDVYTVMSRFFLGAAVDFDEAYEWGLDLLTSIVAEQDTIADRLYPGASAAEALRRLDGESRYLVHGTDALQRWMQELSDRVVDALSGNHFDVDPALRNLECRIAPTQTGGIYYTGPSEDLSRPGRMWWSVPPGVDTFHTWQETTTVFHEGVPGHHLQIGRAVVLADQLNRWRRLGCWVSGHGEGWALYAERLMAELGWLEDAGNRMGMLDAQRFRAARVVIDIGVHCGLTAPDGGIWDANRAWTFLQSHSAMAEENLRFELDRYLGWPGQAPSYAIGQRIWQQLRDDAVARGVSLKEFHSRALDLGGLPLEVLRSAVLAAL from the coding sequence TTGGCTAGGCCCACCACGGCCGTCGACGCGGTCGCCGAGCGCTATCTCGACACCCTCGCGGCCCTGGACCCGTGTGCCGCCACCGAGGCCGGCATCGCGGGACACGACGACCAGATCACCGATTACTCCCCTGCCGGGGTGGCGGCCCGCGCCGACGCCGCCCGCGCCGCTCTGCGCGAACTGGACAGCGTCGAGCCGTCCGACGGCGTCGACGCCGTCACCGTCGCCGCGATGCGCGAACGCCTCGGCGTACTGCTCGAGATGCATGACGCCGGACTCGATCTCGGCGAACCCAACGTCATCGCCTCACCGCTGCAGACGATGCGCGACGTGTTCGACCTGATGCCCACCGACACCGAGGACGACTGGGCCACCATCGACCGGCGGCTGACCCAGATCCCGGTGCGCGTCGACGGCTACGCCGAGGCGCTGCGTGCGTCGGCCCGTGACGGGCGGGCCCCGGCGGCCCGGCAGGTGCGGCGGGGCATCCAGCAGGCGACCCAGAACGCCGAGCTGTTCGTCGCGATGGTCGCCGAGGCGGACCATCCCACGCTGGCGCCCCAGCTACGCGGCCATGCCGAGGAAGCGGCCAACGCCTACGCGTCGCTGGCCAGGGTGCTCAGGGACGACATCGGCCCGCACGCCCGCGACAGCGACGGCTGCGGACGGGATGTGTACACCGTGATGTCTCGCTTCTTCCTCGGCGCCGCAGTCGATTTCGACGAAGCCTACGAGTGGGGTCTGGATCTGCTCACGAGCATCGTGGCCGAGCAGGACACGATCGCCGACCGGCTCTACCCCGGAGCGTCCGCGGCCGAGGCACTGCGCCGACTCGACGGCGAATCGCGCTACCTCGTGCACGGCACCGACGCTCTGCAACGCTGGATGCAGGAGTTGTCCGACCGGGTGGTGGATGCGTTGAGCGGCAACCATTTCGACGTCGACCCTGCGCTGCGCAACCTGGAATGCCGGATCGCACCGACGCAGACCGGGGGGATCTACTACACCGGCCCGTCGGAGGACCTGTCCCGCCCGGGCCGGATGTGGTGGTCGGTGCCGCCCGGCGTCGACACCTTCCACACCTGGCAGGAGACCACGACCGTCTTTCATGAGGGGGTGCCCGGACACCATCTGCAGATCGGCCGGGCGGTGGTGCTGGCCGATCAGCTCAACCGGTGGCGCCGGCTCGGGTGCTGGGTGTCCGGCCACGGCGAGGGGTGGGCACTGTACGCCGAACGGCTGATGGCCGAACTGGGTTGGCTCGAGGATGCCGGAAACCGGATGGGAATGCTTGACGCGCAACGCTTCCGGGCCGCACGGGTAGTCATCGACATCGGCGTCCACTGCGGCCTCACGGCTCCGGACGGCGGTATCTGGGACGCCAATCGCGCGTGGACGTTCTTGCAGAGCCATAGCGCAATGGCCGAGGAGAATCTGCGGTTCGAACTCGACCGCTACCTTGGCTGGCCCGGACAGGCGCCGTCCTATGCGATCGGGCAGCGTATCTGGCAGCAGTTGCGCGACGACGCGGTCGCGCGCGGTGTGTCGCTCAAGGAGTTCCACAGCCGAGCGCTGGACCTGGGCGGTCTGCCGCTGGAGGTGTTGCGCTCGGCTGTGCTTGCCGCGCTCTGA
- a CDS encoding neutral zinc metallopeptidase: protein MTFNEGMRIDTSTTSTSSGGGRGPGRGIAVGGGLGGLLIVVVALFLGVDPGTVLPNQTPMDTQGAQAQGFDLSQCRTGRDANDIPQCRVVATGNSLDGVWAQLMPGYTRPQIELFTNGVDTDGCGFASSDVGPFYCPVDKTAYFDVGFFDVLQNQFGASGGPFAQEYVVAHEFGHHVQNLQGVLGRAQQDPTGPTGAGVRTELQADCYAGVWAHYAAITKQEGTDVPFLEPLTDKDIADALSAAAAVGDDRIQEAATGRVSPESWTHGSSEQRQKWFTTGYRTGDPAQCDTFATNNLG, encoded by the coding sequence ATGACCTTCAACGAGGGTATGCGGATCGACACCAGCACCACCTCGACGAGCAGTGGCGGCGGCCGCGGACCCGGCCGCGGCATCGCGGTGGGCGGCGGTCTGGGCGGTCTGCTGATCGTGGTGGTGGCGCTGTTCCTGGGCGTGGACCCGGGCACGGTGCTGCCGAACCAGACCCCGATGGACACCCAGGGCGCGCAGGCGCAGGGCTTCGATCTGAGCCAATGCCGGACCGGCAGGGACGCCAACGACATCCCCCAGTGCCGGGTGGTGGCGACCGGCAACTCGCTCGACGGCGTATGGGCGCAGCTGATGCCCGGCTACACCCGGCCGCAGATCGAACTGTTCACCAACGGCGTCGATACCGACGGATGCGGTTTCGCCAGCAGCGACGTCGGACCCTTCTACTGCCCTGTCGACAAGACTGCGTACTTCGACGTCGGTTTCTTCGACGTCCTGCAGAACCAGTTCGGCGCCAGCGGTGGCCCGTTCGCCCAGGAGTACGTGGTGGCCCACGAGTTCGGTCACCACGTGCAGAACCTGCAGGGCGTGCTCGGCCGCGCCCAGCAGGACCCCACCGGCCCCACGGGCGCAGGGGTGCGCACCGAGCTGCAGGCCGACTGCTACGCCGGCGTGTGGGCGCACTACGCGGCGATCACCAAGCAGGAAGGCACCGACGTTCCGTTCCTGGAACCGTTGACCGACAAGGACATCGCCGACGCGCTGTCGGCAGCGGCGGCCGTCGGCGACGACCGCATCCAGGAGGCGGCCACCGGCCGGGTCAGCCCGGAATCCTGGACGCACGGCTCCTCGGAGCAGCGGCAGAAATGGTTTACCACCGGTTACCGGACCGGTGACCCGGCGCAGTGCGACACCTTCGCGACGAACAACCTTGGCTAG
- a CDS encoding acyl-CoA thioesterase II yields MTTDSAQTPWTVQGLLDLFDAQPCGQDVFTAETGLAAADERQVVEGTQVLAQSIVAAAKRFPDKSVRSVYSVFARAVMVSAGPVELEIDVVSEGRSTATAVITAKQNGKRCITTTVLADVPTDDVIRHHLPKPDVTPPAQANVSAMPMTGRELRLVDVVDVNSPDEVGPPELYAWLHYDPIPARDDLAKALVAYFTGHLGISTTMRAHEGIGTSQAHLTVSTAPMTVSVSFHEPVRWDGWLLYTHESTQVGAGMSYVRGAVHTEEGELIASFAQDALIRPLRTTDTAIKEQSRL; encoded by the coding sequence ATGACAACCGATTCGGCGCAAACCCCGTGGACGGTCCAGGGTCTGCTCGACCTGTTCGACGCGCAGCCGTGCGGGCAGGACGTCTTCACCGCGGAGACCGGCCTGGCCGCGGCGGATGAGCGGCAGGTGGTGGAGGGCACGCAGGTGCTCGCCCAGTCGATCGTGGCAGCGGCCAAGCGCTTTCCGGACAAATCGGTGCGGTCGGTGTACTCGGTGTTCGCTCGTGCGGTGATGGTGAGCGCGGGGCCGGTCGAGTTGGAGATCGACGTGGTCAGCGAGGGGCGTTCGACCGCGACTGCGGTCATCACCGCAAAGCAGAACGGCAAGCGGTGCATCACCACCACGGTATTGGCCGACGTGCCGACCGATGACGTCATCCGGCACCACCTGCCCAAGCCCGACGTCACGCCGCCCGCCCAGGCGAACGTGTCTGCCATGCCGATGACGGGACGGGAACTGCGCCTGGTCGACGTCGTCGACGTCAACAGCCCCGACGAGGTCGGCCCGCCGGAGTTGTACGCTTGGCTGCACTACGACCCGATCCCTGCCCGCGACGATCTGGCAAAGGCGCTTGTCGCGTATTTCACCGGCCACCTTGGTATTTCGACGACGATGCGCGCCCACGAGGGCATCGGCACCAGCCAGGCCCACCTCACCGTCTCGACCGCCCCGATGACCGTGTCGGTGAGCTTCCATGAACCGGTGCGCTGGGACGGATGGCTGCTGTACACCCACGAGAGCACCCAGGTCGGAGCCGGGATGTCGTACGTGCGCGGGGCCGTGCACACCGAGGAAGGCGAATTGATCGCGTCCTTCGCCCAGGACGCGCTGATCCGGCCGCTGCGCACCACCGACACCGCGATCAAGGAGCAATCGCGCCTCTAG
- a CDS encoding carboxylesterase/lipase family protein, which produces MSVVAGVPSVLSTPSGDLQGEVEGGIGVWRGVPYAEQPVGPRRFLAPEPRKPWTGVRDAREHGPLPPQTKSFVGGGRDDPKARDEACLTLTVWSPDTTASLPVMVWIPGGAFVYGAGQFQLYNGSRLAANGNVVVVNVTYRIGVFGGFELGDLGHGFDDNLALRDQIAALQWVRDNIAAFGGNPDRITVFGESAGATSVLALMAAPQAGGLFQRAIAQSPALPLIADREFRAANAHEFLRRLGVSAAQVKDLPQRQLRRAAGVLQLKSAATTPTLAYGLTHGTELLPQHPVQAAREGRMSAVPLIVGTNSHEASMFAWTKPPMLPTTKASVDAYFARVAPDAKQTVLQAYPSYPRRSALVALGADAMFGGPTWALADAYSAHAPTRVYRFDHFGWSLRMLGLGATHGSEIVHIHHSYESFVGRKLHPLGRRIQPGVGRRMQRAWLDFARTTEDGEDEHWPCYETGQRLTRLITSTRDVMAPDPDRDRRRAWAAVY; this is translated from the coding sequence GTGTCTGTCGTGGCGGGAGTACCCAGCGTGCTGAGCACTCCGTCGGGCGACCTGCAGGGCGAGGTCGAGGGTGGGATCGGTGTGTGGCGCGGTGTGCCGTATGCCGAGCAGCCGGTCGGGCCGCGCCGGTTCCTGGCGCCCGAACCTCGCAAGCCCTGGACCGGGGTGCGCGACGCGCGTGAACACGGGCCGTTGCCCCCGCAGACGAAGTCGTTCGTCGGGGGCGGTCGCGACGACCCGAAGGCGCGCGACGAAGCGTGCCTGACGCTGACGGTGTGGTCGCCCGACACCACGGCCTCGCTGCCGGTGATGGTATGGATCCCGGGCGGGGCCTTCGTCTACGGCGCGGGCCAGTTCCAGCTGTACAACGGGTCGCGGCTGGCGGCCAACGGCAACGTCGTCGTCGTCAACGTCACCTACCGCATCGGGGTGTTCGGCGGCTTCGAGCTCGGCGATCTGGGGCACGGATTCGACGACAACCTCGCGCTGCGCGACCAGATCGCCGCGCTGCAGTGGGTGCGTGACAACATCGCCGCGTTCGGCGGGAACCCCGACCGGATCACGGTGTTCGGCGAGTCGGCGGGGGCGACGTCGGTGCTGGCGTTGATGGCCGCACCGCAGGCGGGCGGACTGTTCCAGCGGGCCATCGCGCAGAGCCCGGCGTTGCCGCTGATCGCCGACCGGGAGTTCCGCGCCGCCAACGCGCACGAGTTCCTGCGCCGCCTTGGGGTGAGCGCCGCTCAGGTGAAGGACCTGCCGCAGAGGCAACTGCGCCGCGCCGCCGGTGTGCTGCAGCTCAAGAGCGCCGCGACCACCCCGACGCTGGCCTACGGGCTGACCCACGGCACCGAGTTGTTGCCTCAGCACCCGGTGCAGGCCGCGCGGGAGGGCCGCATGTCGGCGGTGCCGCTGATCGTCGGCACCAACAGCCATGAGGCCTCGATGTTCGCGTGGACCAAGCCGCCGATGCTGCCCACCACCAAGGCGTCGGTCGACGCGTACTTCGCGCGGGTGGCGCCGGACGCCAAACAGACGGTGCTGCAAGCATATCCGTCATACCCGCGGCGCAGCGCCCTGGTCGCGCTGGGTGCCGACGCGATGTTCGGTGGACCGACCTGGGCGCTGGCCGATGCCTACAGCGCGCATGCGCCGACACGGGTGTACCGCTTCGACCACTTCGGGTGGAGCCTGCGCATGCTCGGTCTGGGTGCGACGCACGGCAGCGAGATCGTGCACATCCATCACAGTTACGAGTCGTTCGTCGGGCGAAAGCTGCACCCGTTGGGCCGGCGTATCCAGCCCGGTGTCGGACGGCGGATGCAGCGGGCCTGGCTGGACTTCGCCCGCACCACCGAGGACGGCGAGGACGAGCACTGGCCGTGCTACGAGACCGGGCAGCGGCTGACCCGGCTGATCACCTCCACCCGCGACGTCATGGCGCCCGACCCGGACCGGGACCGGCGACGAGCCTGGGCGGCGGTGTACTAG
- a CDS encoding AAA family ATPase → MGEQQTRCRTCSTEARQGARFCDQCGAVLSPVPPVPEYKNVTVLFADVTRSMDIASAVGPERLREIMSELLDRSTRVVRRYGGTAEFIGDGVMALFGAPVAMEDHAFRACLAALAIQDEARDLAERVLVRDGMDFKIRVGLNSGQVIAGDIGSARAGYTVIGEHVGLAQRMESVAPPGGVMISETTARLVEHVAQLGDVEWVHIKGADQPVPARTLLGTAERHDLRSADTPFVGRTSEIAELVGTLDNSSRGRGAVVRVVGTPGIGKSRLTRELAALATDRGMQVFWTYCQSHTRDVPFGTATGLLRAFFGIAHVSAESARAATRSALPDADPQDLLMLDDMLGIGDGRPPPEDVTPDARKRRLTALLDKALLSRHQPTVYVVEDAHWIDAASEAMIADFLGTITEAAALVLITHRPEYHGALARADNKTIALAPLDYSSSSKLTVSLVGPDTSVATLAQRITDRAAGNPFFIEEMIRDLAERRVLGGTRGAYTCHGDADIPVPASVQTTIAARIDRLAPAAKRTLYAAAAIGSPFSRTLLDAVSGSSAIDDLKDAELIAQVSTRPDQYAFRHPLMRAVAYETQLKAGRAELHRRIAAEIERTDPEGAAANAALIATHLEAAGDLRAAFSRHMEAGTWATHRDIAAARMSWRRAAAVADGLPEDEPDRLTMRIAARTLLVATIWRVGGQLADVGFDELRTLTQQAGDKRSLAIGMAGLIQMLNFHGRYTEASRLASEQVQLLDAIDDPELAVALIPMVSAIAKWDAGEMTASLDLAQRSIDDAAGDPTMGNLVIGSPLAMALAMRASTRCCLGIRGWRQDFDDALSIARSVDKFTFSTVVMFKYIAIMNWALVADDNALRDTAEALDIARRFGDNFLLTNAEFTYGFILVRRRDTDRQLGFELLAKARQVALEHRYTIIAAWCVDLEVAAESIRRGDYDTAVDLCRGVLASEIRAGEGINRGWSTTVLVEALLARNREGDRDHAGQVVAELAAVPTEPTFLYHELPLMRMRAMLAKADGDLRAYTALRDRYRARAEEVGFDGHIAMARAMA, encoded by the coding sequence ATGGGTGAACAACAGACCCGGTGCCGAACCTGTAGCACCGAAGCCCGTCAGGGTGCGCGCTTCTGCGACCAGTGCGGCGCGGTGCTGTCCCCCGTGCCTCCGGTGCCCGAGTACAAGAATGTGACGGTGTTGTTCGCCGATGTGACCCGGTCGATGGACATCGCCAGCGCAGTAGGCCCAGAACGTCTGCGCGAGATCATGTCCGAACTGCTCGACAGGTCGACACGAGTGGTACGACGCTACGGCGGCACAGCCGAATTCATCGGGGACGGGGTCATGGCGCTGTTCGGCGCACCTGTCGCGATGGAGGACCATGCCTTTCGCGCATGTCTGGCGGCATTGGCCATTCAGGACGAAGCACGTGATCTGGCCGAGAGGGTCCTCGTACGCGACGGTATGGATTTCAAGATTCGTGTCGGTCTGAACTCCGGCCAGGTCATCGCCGGTGACATTGGTTCCGCTCGGGCCGGTTACACCGTGATCGGCGAACATGTCGGGCTGGCCCAGCGAATGGAGTCCGTGGCGCCGCCGGGCGGGGTGATGATCAGCGAGACCACCGCACGCCTGGTCGAACACGTTGCTCAACTGGGTGACGTGGAGTGGGTGCACATCAAGGGCGCAGATCAACCGGTACCTGCGCGGACGCTGCTGGGAACCGCCGAGCGACACGACCTACGGTCAGCAGACACCCCGTTCGTCGGGCGCACCTCGGAAATCGCCGAGCTGGTAGGCACTCTGGACAACTCATCTCGTGGCCGCGGCGCGGTGGTCCGTGTGGTGGGAACACCCGGTATCGGCAAGAGCCGACTCACCCGCGAACTCGCCGCGCTCGCCACCGATCGCGGCATGCAGGTGTTCTGGACCTACTGCCAGTCCCATACCCGCGATGTGCCCTTCGGTACGGCCACCGGATTACTGCGAGCCTTCTTCGGCATCGCGCACGTGTCGGCCGAAAGCGCCAGGGCGGCCACGCGCTCGGCGCTGCCTGACGCCGACCCGCAGGACCTGCTGATGCTCGACGACATGCTGGGAATCGGCGACGGCCGTCCCCCGCCAGAAGACGTCACCCCTGATGCCCGAAAGCGGCGCCTCACCGCACTTTTGGACAAAGCCCTGCTGTCGCGTCATCAACCGACGGTGTATGTGGTCGAGGACGCCCACTGGATCGATGCGGCCAGCGAGGCGATGATCGCGGATTTCCTCGGCACGATCACCGAGGCCGCGGCCTTGGTGCTCATCACGCACCGACCCGAGTACCACGGCGCGCTCGCGAGAGCGGACAACAAGACGATCGCACTTGCACCCCTGGACTATTCGAGCTCATCGAAGCTCACTGTCTCACTCGTCGGTCCGGACACCTCGGTGGCCACGCTCGCCCAACGCATCACTGATCGAGCCGCGGGGAACCCGTTCTTCATCGAGGAGATGATCCGGGATCTCGCCGAGCGCCGCGTCCTCGGTGGAACGAGGGGCGCCTACACCTGTCACGGCGATGCCGACATCCCCGTCCCAGCGTCCGTGCAGACCACCATCGCCGCCCGGATCGACCGGCTCGCGCCGGCAGCCAAGCGCACCCTTTACGCGGCTGCGGCAATCGGCTCCCCGTTTTCTCGCACGCTCTTGGACGCTGTATCCGGGTCCTCGGCGATCGACGACCTGAAGGATGCCGAGTTGATCGCACAAGTGAGCACCCGCCCGGATCAGTACGCGTTCCGGCACCCCTTGATGCGCGCCGTTGCCTATGAAACTCAGCTGAAGGCCGGCCGGGCCGAACTTCACCGTCGCATCGCGGCCGAGATCGAACGCACCGATCCCGAAGGCGCTGCGGCCAACGCGGCACTGATCGCCACCCACCTCGAAGCAGCTGGTGACCTCCGTGCGGCATTCAGCCGGCATATGGAGGCCGGCACCTGGGCGACTCATCGCGACATCGCCGCGGCCAGGATGAGCTGGCGGCGCGCGGCCGCCGTCGCCGATGGCCTCCCTGAGGACGAACCGGATCGCTTGACGATGCGCATCGCTGCGCGAACATTGCTTGTGGCCACGATCTGGAGGGTCGGCGGCCAGCTGGCCGACGTCGGGTTCGACGAGCTGCGCACACTGACCCAGCAGGCCGGCGACAAACGGTCCCTGGCGATCGGCATGGCCGGACTGATCCAGATGCTGAACTTCCACGGCCGGTACACCGAGGCGTCTCGACTTGCGTCCGAGCAGGTGCAGCTCCTCGACGCCATCGACGACCCGGAACTGGCGGTCGCACTGATCCCGATGGTGAGCGCCATCGCCAAATGGGACGCCGGTGAGATGACGGCATCGCTGGATCTGGCCCAACGGTCCATCGATGACGCGGCCGGAGATCCGACGATGGGCAACCTCGTCATCGGATCTCCACTGGCCATGGCGTTGGCGATGAGGGCGTCGACGCGGTGCTGCCTGGGGATCAGGGGCTGGCGTCAGGATTTCGACGACGCACTCTCGATCGCCCGAAGTGTGGACAAGTTCACCTTCTCGACCGTGGTGATGTTCAAGTACATCGCAATCATGAATTGGGCGCTCGTCGCCGACGATAACGCGCTGCGCGATACCGCTGAGGCCCTTGACATCGCCCGCCGGTTCGGCGACAACTTCCTGCTAACCAACGCCGAATTCACCTACGGATTCATCCTGGTACGCCGTCGGGACACCGACCGGCAGCTGGGCTTCGAGTTGTTGGCGAAAGCGCGGCAGGTCGCGCTCGAACACCGTTACACGATCATCGCGGCATGGTGCGTCGACCTGGAAGTGGCCGCCGAGTCGATCCGCCGCGGGGACTACGACACCGCTGTCGATCTCTGCCGGGGTGTGCTCGCGAGCGAGATCCGCGCCGGCGAGGGCATCAACCGGGGCTGGTCCACCACCGTTCTCGTCGAGGCCCTCCTCGCCCGCAACCGCGAAGGTGATCGCGACCACGCCGGGCAGGTCGTCGCTGAACTGGCCGCCGTCCCGACGGAACCCACCTTCCTGTATCACGAACTTCCGCTGATGCGCATGCGGGCGATGCTTGCGAAGGCCGACGGCGATCTGCGCGCCTACACCGCGCTGCGTGACCGCTACCGGGCCCGCGCCGAGGAGGTCGGTTTCGACGGTCACATCGCGATGGCGCGGGCCATGGCCTGA